A region from the Rhodopseudomonas julia genome encodes:
- a CDS encoding BadF/BadG/BcrA/BcrD ATPase family protein, whose protein sequence is MERTILAVDAGGTKCRARLVAPDGTVLASGEGGACNPSTDLAGAIAVLDALINVLCRQTNPATERRSVVLSLGVAGLVDVGRRTSFLAAAEGFAEIVAMSDGYAALIGAGGGQPARLVILGTGAAGHRLFADGTSIQRDGWGFLGGDRGSGAWLGRRAVEAALKSYDGAAPESLLSQRLTARLGGNEAAILDWLLQARPRDFASLVLEIVAAAEAGDGAADALLEAAADEAAALVRSLGERERGESGRGEGEGEPLYLLGGLSELLRTRIETRLNQRFGVPQGGALDGCLLVARRQAPQERRR, encoded by the coding sequence ATGGAAAGAACGATTCTGGCAGTCGATGCCGGCGGCACGAAATGCCGTGCGCGTCTTGTCGCCCCTGATGGAACGGTCCTGGCGAGCGGCGAGGGGGGCGCCTGCAATCCCTCTACCGACCTCGCAGGGGCGATTGCCGTCCTTGATGCGCTCATCAATGTGCTTTGTCGGCAGACCAATCCGGCGACCGAGCGCAGATCGGTGGTTCTCAGCCTCGGCGTGGCGGGTCTCGTCGATGTCGGCCGCCGCACGTCCTTTCTTGCCGCAGCCGAGGGCTTTGCCGAGATCGTGGCGATGTCGGACGGTTACGCGGCGCTCATCGGGGCTGGCGGCGGGCAACCTGCGCGTCTCGTCATTCTCGGCACAGGTGCGGCCGGTCACCGGCTCTTCGCCGATGGGACCTCGATCCAACGCGACGGCTGGGGCTTTCTCGGAGGAGATCGGGGCTCCGGCGCCTGGCTCGGCCGCCGGGCCGTGGAGGCCGCGTTGAAGAGCTATGACGGGGCGGCGCCTGAGAGCCTCCTGTCGCAGAGGCTCACCGCCCGGCTTGGCGGCAACGAGGCCGCCATTCTGGATTGGCTGTTGCAGGCGAGGCCACGGGATTTCGCTTCGCTCGTGCTGGAGATCGTTGCCGCAGCCGAGGCGGGCGATGGTGCGGCCGACGCGCTTCTGGAAGCTGCGGCCGATGAGGCCGCGGCCCTGGTGCGGTCCCTTGGCGAGAGAGAACGCGGAGAGAGCGGGCGCGGAGAAGGTGAGGGGGAGCCGCTCTATCTCCTGGGCGGGCTTTCGGAGCTTTTGCGCACGCGCATCGAGACACGACTCAATCAGCGTTTCGGCGTGCCGCAAGGCGGCGCACTCGACGGCTGTCTCCTCGTCGCCCGCAGACAGGCGCCGCAGGAGCGGCGCCGGTAG
- a CDS encoding SDR family oxidoreductase, producing MDLFCFGLGYSARFTMDALEPESVWGTTRSAEGLHAMAALGAMPLLFDGNAGAPHNGAVSDALAEATHVLVSIAPDETGDPVLNVFGDALSEAGPNSICYLSTVGVYGDHDGGWVDETSECRPVSTRSKQRVEAENAWLSFSETTGIPVSIVRLSGIYGPGRGPFEKIRRGTSRRIIKDGQVFNRIHGEDIGQIAAAALRQNASGIFNGTDDEPAAPQDVITYAAELLGVEPPEEVRFEAANMSPMARTFYGENKRVKNDKIKNELGVALAYPTYREGLKAILAAENG from the coding sequence ATGGATCTCTTTTGCTTTGGCCTCGGTTATTCGGCCCGCTTCACCATGGACGCACTTGAACCCGAAAGCGTCTGGGGCACGACGCGCAGCGCCGAAGGCCTGCATGCGATGGCCGCGCTCGGCGCCATGCCTCTCCTCTTCGACGGAAATGCCGGCGCGCCCCATAACGGTGCCGTCTCCGATGCGCTCGCCGAGGCGACCCATGTCCTCGTCTCCATCGCACCCGACGAAACGGGTGATCCCGTGCTCAACGTCTTCGGCGACGCCCTGTCGGAAGCGGGGCCCAATTCGATCTGCTACCTCTCCACGGTCGGCGTCTATGGCGACCATGATGGCGGCTGGGTCGACGAGACGTCGGAATGCCGGCCGGTCTCGACGCGCTCCAAGCAGCGGGTCGAGGCGGAAAACGCCTGGCTCTCGTTCTCAGAGACGACGGGCATTCCCGTTTCCATCGTCCGCCTCTCCGGCATCTACGGCCCCGGCCGCGGCCCGTTCGAAAAGATCCGCCGGGGCACGAGCCGCCGCATCATCAAGGACGGACAGGTGTTCAACCGCATCCACGGCGAGGATATCGGCCAGATCGCAGCCGCCGCTCTCCGGCAGAACGCGTCCGGGATTTTCAACGGCACCGACGATGAGCCGGCCGCACCGCAGGACGTGATCACCTATGCCGCCGAGCTCCTGGGCGTCGAGCCGCCCGAGGAAGTCCGTTTCGAGGCCGCCAATATGAGCCCGATGGCGCGCACCTTCTATGGCGAGAACAAGCGGGTCAAAAACGACAAGATCAAGAACGAGCTCGGCGTCGCCCTCGCCTACCCGACCTATCGCGAGGGCCTGAAAGCCATTCTCGCCGCCGAAAACGGCTGA
- the queG gene encoding tRNA epoxyqueuosine(34) reductase QueG, whose protein sequence is MKAFLAEIAREEGFATVGVTPPEGLGAAGERLGVWIDAGRHGSMEWMPETADRRADPRRIFPDVRSVVMLGMNYGPEDDPLATLAERQKATISVYARNRDYHDLIKGAMKRIGSRFAAEARRRNLPDEIKVFVDTAPVMEKPLAAAAGIGWQGKHTNLVSREHGSWLFLGAIFTAAELPADPAETDHCGSCRRCLEACPTNAFPAPYQLDARRCISYLTIEDKGLIPREFRKDLGNRIYGCDDCLAACPWNKFAETASEAKLKAREDLQAPSLKDLVRLDDAAFRQHFSGSPIKRIGRAKFVSNVLIAIGNSGDAELASEARARLDDESPLVRGAAIWALARLAPETAERARAELLPQEDNAAVRGEWNLLGED, encoded by the coding sequence CTGAAGGCGTTCCTGGCCGAAATTGCCCGTGAGGAAGGCTTCGCCACCGTCGGCGTGACGCCGCCGGAGGGGCTGGGCGCCGCCGGCGAGCGCCTTGGCGTCTGGATCGACGCCGGACGTCACGGCAGCATGGAATGGATGCCGGAAACGGCGGACCGGCGCGCCGATCCGCGCCGCATCTTCCCGGACGTCCGATCCGTCGTCATGCTCGGCATGAATTACGGCCCCGAGGACGATCCTCTCGCCACGCTCGCTGAACGGCAGAAGGCGACGATTTCCGTCTATGCGCGCAACCGCGATTACCACGACCTCATCAAGGGGGCGATGAAGCGCATCGGCTCGCGTTTCGCCGCCGAAGCGCGCCGGCGCAATCTTCCCGACGAGATCAAGGTTTTTGTCGACACCGCCCCCGTCATGGAAAAGCCTCTGGCCGCGGCCGCCGGCATCGGCTGGCAGGGCAAACACACCAATCTCGTCTCGCGCGAACACGGCTCCTGGCTTTTTCTGGGCGCGATCTTTACTGCCGCCGAGCTTCCTGCAGATCCCGCGGAAACGGACCATTGCGGCTCATGCCGGCGCTGCCTCGAGGCCTGCCCGACGAACGCCTTCCCGGCGCCCTACCAGCTCGATGCGCGGCGCTGCATCTCCTATCTGACAATCGAAGACAAAGGCCTGATCCCGCGCGAATTTCGCAAAGACCTCGGCAACCGCATCTATGGCTGCGACGACTGCCTCGCCGCCTGCCCGTGGAACAAATTTGCTGAAACCGCCTCTGAGGCGAAGCTGAAAGCCCGCGAGGATCTTCAGGCGCCTTCTCTGAAAGACCTGGTCCGTTTGGACGATGCCGCCTTCCGGCAGCATTTTTCCGGCTCGCCAATCAAACGCATTGGACGGGCGAAATTCGTCTCCAATGTCTTGATCGCGATCGGCAATTCGGGCGATGCGGAGCTTGCATCGGAAGCTAGGGCAAGGCTCGATGACGAAAGCCCGCTTGTGCGCGGCGCGGCGATCTGGGCACTCGCCAGGCTCGCCCCCGAAACGGCAGAGAGGGCACGGGCAGAACTTTTGCCGCAAGAAGACAATGCCGCCGTGCGCGGCGAATGGAATTTGCTTGGCGAGGATTGA
- a CDS encoding glutathione S-transferase family protein, whose amino-acid sequence MIRLYHHPLSVPSRFIRLAVGECELTCELIEERPWERREEFLLMNPAGTLPVMQEDNGPPIVGAWPASEYLDETRGFALDEHRLLPANADGRAEVRRLLDWFLGKFDPEVTVYLAEERVIKREMSRLGMDSSPDSSLLRAGRANIRMHLRYIDHLIVEQSWLAGDRMSYADLAAAAALSVADFLGEVPWQEYEEVKDWYARIKSRPSFRPLLHDQMRGVTPPAHYADLDF is encoded by the coding sequence ATGATCCGGCTTTACCACCATCCATTGTCCGTTCCCTCCCGCTTCATCCGTCTGGCGGTGGGGGAATGCGAGCTCACTTGCGAGTTGATCGAGGAGCGCCCCTGGGAGCGCCGTGAAGAATTCCTTCTGATGAACCCGGCAGGCACCCTGCCGGTGATGCAGGAAGACAACGGCCCGCCGATCGTCGGCGCCTGGCCGGCGTCTGAATATCTCGACGAGACCCGCGGTTTTGCCCTCGACGAGCATCGGCTTCTGCCGGCAAACGCCGACGGCCGCGCCGAGGTGCGCCGGCTTCTCGACTGGTTTCTTGGAAAGTTCGATCCCGAAGTGACGGTCTATCTCGCAGAAGAGCGGGTCATCAAACGCGAGATGTCTCGGCTCGGCATGGATTCCTCGCCCGATTCCTCGCTTCTGCGTGCCGGACGGGCTAATATCCGCATGCATTTGCGCTATATCGACCACCTGATCGTGGAACAGAGCTGGCTTGCCGGCGACCGCATGAGCTACGCTGATCTCGCCGCAGCAGCAGCACTTTCCGTGGCCGATTTTCTGGGTGAGGTGCCCTGGCAGGAATACGAGGAAGTCAAGGATTGGTACGCGAGGATCAAATCGAGACCGTCCTTCCGTCCGCTCCTCCACGACCAGATGCGCGGCGTGACGCCGCCGGCCCATTACGCCGATCTCGACTTCTAG
- a CDS encoding undecaprenyl-diphosphate phosphatase, which translates to MDIGTIVEAAFLGLIEGLTEFIPVSSTAHILLAGHFLRFESTGKTFEVLIQLGAILAILSVYFGRLWRVATQLPTSPDARRFVIAILLAFLPAAVIGVIAHDFIKNVLFETPVLICITLIVGGIILAFIDRLDLKPVHHDAMRYPPGLAFKIGVFQCLAMIPGVSRSGATIAGALLMGCDKRSAAEFSFFLAMPTMAGAFAYDLFKNRALLSADDAVIIGVGFIFAFAAALVVVRSLLDFVSRHGFTPFAWWRIAVGTAGLIGLWLWG; encoded by the coding sequence TTGGATATCGGGACCATCGTTGAGGCCGCTTTTCTCGGTTTGATCGAAGGGCTGACGGAGTTCATTCCGGTTTCGTCGACAGCGCACATTCTGCTGGCCGGACATTTCCTGCGCTTCGAATCGACGGGCAAGACCTTCGAAGTGCTCATCCAGCTCGGCGCCATCCTGGCCATCCTGTCGGTCTATTTCGGGCGGTTGTGGCGTGTGGCGACACAACTTCCGACGAGCCCCGATGCAAGGCGCTTCGTCATCGCGATCCTCCTCGCTTTCCTGCCGGCCGCAGTCATAGGTGTCATCGCGCACGATTTTATTAAGAATGTCTTATTCGAGACGCCGGTGCTGATATGTATCACCCTGATTGTGGGTGGCATCATTCTCGCCTTCATCGATCGGCTGGACCTGAAGCCGGTCCATCACGACGCCATGCGCTATCCGCCGGGGCTCGCCTTCAAGATCGGCGTGTTCCAGTGCCTGGCGATGATCCCGGGTGTTTCGCGCTCCGGCGCGACCATTGCCGGCGCGCTTCTGATGGGCTGCGACAAGCGTTCGGCGGCGGAATTTTCCTTCTTCCTCGCCATGCCGACGATGGCCGGCGCCTTCGCTTATGATCTCTTCAAGAATCGCGCGCTCTTGTCCGCCGACGATGCGGTGATCATCGGCGTCGGCTTCATCTTCGCCTTCGCGGCGGCCCTCGTCGTGGTGCGCAGCCTGCTCGACTTCGTCTCCCGCCACGGCTTCACGCCGTTCGCCTGGTGGCGCATCGCCGTCGGCACGGCGGGCCTCATCGGGCTCTGGCTCTGGGGCTGA
- a CDS encoding complex I NDUFA9 subunit family protein, translated as MQPPSEPTRLVTVFGGSGFLGRHVVRALAQRGWRIRVAVRRPDLAFHLRPLGSVGQIVPMQANLRYPWSVERALDGADAAVNLVGILYQGGAQNFDAVQAKGPRTIGEAAKAAGVDEIVHVSAIGADANSDIPYFRSKAEGEAGLREHRPDTVVMRPSIVFGPEDEFFNRFAGMAAMSPILPIIGDGSSRFQPVFVGDVAEAVAKSLEGKAKPGATYELGGPEVLTFRECMELMLKVINRRRKIVSIPFSVAKPMGRIMSKLPSPPLTYDQVRQLRLDNVVSEEAKAEGRTLEGLGIDPAALELILPTYLVRFRDHGQFAEKHPV; from the coding sequence GTGCAACCACCGAGCGAACCGACCCGCCTTGTCACCGTTTTCGGGGGCTCTGGCTTTTTGGGCCGTCATGTCGTGCGTGCCCTTGCTCAGCGTGGCTGGCGCATCCGCGTTGCCGTGCGGCGACCGGATCTCGCCTTCCACCTGCGGCCTCTCGGCTCGGTCGGTCAGATCGTCCCGATGCAAGCGAATTTGCGCTATCCCTGGTCCGTAGAACGCGCGCTTGATGGGGCCGATGCCGCCGTCAATCTCGTCGGCATCCTCTACCAGGGCGGGGCCCAGAACTTCGATGCCGTGCAGGCGAAAGGTCCGCGCACCATCGGCGAAGCGGCCAAGGCGGCCGGCGTGGACGAGATCGTCCATGTCTCCGCCATTGGCGCCGACGCGAACTCCGACATCCCCTATTTCCGCAGCAAGGCAGAGGGCGAAGCGGGTCTGCGCGAACACCGGCCCGATACCGTCGTGATGCGTCCGTCGATCGTCTTCGGACCGGAAGACGAGTTCTTCAACCGCTTTGCCGGCATGGCGGCGATGTCTCCGATCCTGCCGATCATCGGCGACGGCAGCTCGCGCTTTCAGCCGGTCTTCGTCGGCGATGTGGCCGAGGCGGTCGCCAAAAGCCTCGAAGGCAAGGCGAAGCCTGGCGCGACCTATGAGCTCGGCGGCCCGGAGGTTTTGACCTTCCGCGAATGCATGGAACTCATGCTGAAAGTGATCAACCGCCGCCGCAAGATCGTGTCTATCCCCTTCAGCGTCGCCAAGCCGATGGGCCGCATCATGAGCAAATTGCCCTCGCCGCCCCTCACCTACGATCAGGTGCGTCAGCTCCGGCTCGACAATGTCGTCTCGGAGGAGGCGAAGGCGGAAGGCCGCACGCTCGAAGGCCTCGGCATCGACCCCGCCGCGCTGGAACTCATCCTGCCGACCTATCTCGTGCGCTTTCGCGACCACGGGCAGTTTGCCGAGAAGCACCCCGTCTGA